In one Vulgatibacter incomptus genomic region, the following are encoded:
- a CDS encoding HEAT repeat domain-containing protein, with product MGPFADDLAKTLDETGLPRKEREAAVADLVERCKESAELRERFLMRFVLLLSDDDPVIRGWACLGVVLCDDEGSHVERVARLLGDPSPGVRLQAAHALAPLEAEGLHERFVACLQDPDLLVRSTCAGALASAGDLRGVDVLLEAAGKRRTRLDALLALRPAARDASRRGPVEALATRLFRGVFTRRFDRVAAAALLAVTGNRDAGAFLVERARRGGMERPMAMELCGELRIDGGEAVVSSVAADPRDPLRGTALRALACYGGPEAQERCARALLDEAEDSDVRCDAAEGLLLLGSEDSRQSLEKARETVGDDRVRRVATACLELFGRPESELRLYLPLSGEELIS from the coding sequence ATGGGGCCCTTCGCGGACGACCTCGCGAAGACGCTCGACGAGACCGGGCTCCCGCGAAAGGAGAGGGAGGCGGCCGTCGCCGATCTCGTGGAGCGCTGCAAGGAGAGCGCGGAGCTGCGCGAGCGCTTCCTCATGCGCTTCGTGCTGCTCCTCTCCGACGACGATCCCGTGATCCGCGGCTGGGCCTGTCTCGGCGTGGTCCTCTGCGACGACGAGGGGAGCCACGTGGAGCGCGTCGCCCGGCTCCTCGGCGACCCGTCTCCGGGCGTACGGCTCCAGGCGGCCCACGCCCTCGCGCCCCTGGAAGCGGAGGGCCTCCACGAGCGCTTCGTGGCCTGCCTCCAGGACCCCGACCTGCTTGTCCGGTCGACCTGCGCCGGAGCCCTCGCCTCCGCCGGCGACCTGCGCGGCGTCGACGTGCTCCTCGAGGCCGCCGGGAAGCGCCGGACCCGCCTCGACGCGCTGCTGGCCCTTCGCCCGGCGGCCCGCGACGCCTCGCGCCGCGGCCCCGTCGAGGCCCTGGCGACCCGGCTCTTCCGCGGCGTCTTCACCCGCCGCTTCGACCGCGTGGCTGCCGCCGCGCTCCTCGCCGTGACGGGAAACCGCGACGCAGGGGCCTTCCTGGTCGAGCGCGCCAGGCGCGGCGGCATGGAGCGGCCCATGGCCATGGAGCTCTGCGGCGAGCTCCGGATCGACGGCGGCGAGGCGGTCGTGTCGTCGGTCGCGGCCGATCCCCGCGATCCCTTGCGAGGGACGGCGCTGCGGGCCCTGGCCTGCTACGGCGGTCCGGAGGCGCAGGAGCGCTGCGCCCGGGCGCTCCTCGACGAGGCCGAGGACTCCGACGTCCGCTGCGACGCCGCGGAGGGCCTCCTCCTCCTGGGCAGCGAGGACTCGAGGCAGAGCCTCGAGAAGGCTCGCGAGACGGTCGGCGACGACCGCGTCCGCCGCGTCGCCACTGCGTGCCTCGAACTCTTCGGCCGTCCGGAGAGCGAGCTGCGCCTCTACCTGCCGCTCTCCGGCGAGGAGCTGATCTCGTAA
- the metG gene encoding methionine--tRNA ligase codes for MPEKILVTAALPYANGPSHLGHLLEYIQTDVWVRFLKLTGRDAVFVWASDTHGAPIELNAAKHGVPPDEFAASWGEKQLRDFRDFLIEPDVFSSTNSPENRKWAEEIFRRLQAGGHVEERPLEQWFCEVDQRFLPDRFVKGTCPSCGAADQYGDVCEVCNKAYASTELEAPYCAICRNPPVRRTSQHFFFKLAHFQAFLEDFVSKQGTLEPQVRNSIRAWLEGGLQDWCVSRDGPYFGFEIPGAPGKYFYVWLDAPIGYLSSTERLVGEERALADYWAKDADSRIVHFIGKDIVYFHALFWPAMLHGAGLRPPSRIQVHGMITLGGEKLSKSRGRMVTAREYLDAGLDPESLRWFYASNLGAAPYDVPLAKEEIKNRVNAELVKTLANFVSRALSPLTKDFGSKLAAPSDDPESTALWAKVLEHSAKIHASYEAFELRDATQGLVQIGFEANRYLQERAPWSKRKAGDEEGAHRDLALCANVAYAIGCWIAPILPRAAQKLSEMLGGVAFDPSRLVAGAGFPLAPGLQLGKAVHLAAPIDDEKLDALWPDEAPAAAVLEKDKQKPSPAPGVEKAAPAKAPPAKAEVPIGIIDFEDFAKVELRVGKVLAAERIPKADKLLKLTVDLAEEAPRTIAAGIAEYYDPEALPGKHVVVVANLAPRTIRGIESRGMLLAGGGDQGKVVLAEVPGVPPGSRVK; via the coding sequence ATGCCCGAGAAGATCCTCGTCACCGCCGCGCTCCCGTACGCGAACGGACCCAGCCACCTCGGCCACCTCCTCGAGTACATCCAGACCGACGTCTGGGTGCGGTTCCTCAAGCTCACCGGCCGCGACGCGGTCTTCGTGTGGGCGTCGGACACCCACGGTGCTCCCATCGAGCTCAACGCGGCGAAGCACGGCGTCCCTCCCGACGAGTTCGCCGCGTCGTGGGGCGAGAAGCAGCTCCGCGACTTCCGCGACTTCCTGATCGAGCCCGACGTCTTCTCGAGCACGAACTCGCCCGAGAACCGCAAGTGGGCGGAGGAGATCTTCCGGCGGCTCCAGGCCGGCGGCCACGTCGAGGAGCGCCCCCTCGAGCAGTGGTTCTGCGAGGTCGACCAGCGCTTCCTGCCCGACCGCTTCGTGAAGGGCACCTGCCCGAGCTGCGGCGCCGCGGACCAGTACGGCGACGTGTGCGAGGTCTGCAACAAGGCCTACGCCTCCACCGAGCTCGAGGCGCCGTACTGCGCGATCTGCCGCAACCCGCCCGTTCGCCGCACCTCCCAGCACTTCTTCTTCAAGCTCGCCCACTTCCAGGCCTTCCTGGAGGACTTCGTCTCGAAGCAGGGAACCCTCGAGCCGCAGGTCCGGAACTCCATCCGCGCCTGGCTCGAGGGCGGTCTCCAGGACTGGTGCGTCTCCCGCGACGGCCCCTACTTCGGCTTCGAGATCCCGGGCGCTCCCGGCAAGTACTTCTACGTCTGGCTCGACGCGCCCATCGGCTACCTCTCGTCGACCGAGCGCCTCGTGGGCGAGGAGCGCGCGCTCGCCGACTATTGGGCGAAGGACGCGGACAGCCGGATCGTCCACTTCATCGGCAAGGACATCGTCTACTTCCACGCGCTCTTCTGGCCCGCGATGCTGCACGGCGCCGGCCTGCGCCCGCCCAGCCGGATCCAGGTCCACGGCATGATCACCCTGGGCGGCGAGAAGCTCTCCAAGAGCCGCGGCCGCATGGTGACCGCCCGCGAGTACCTCGACGCGGGCCTCGATCCCGAGTCCCTGCGCTGGTTCTACGCCTCCAACCTCGGCGCCGCGCCCTACGACGTCCCGCTCGCCAAGGAGGAGATCAAGAACCGGGTCAACGCCGAGCTGGTGAAGACGCTGGCCAACTTCGTCTCCCGCGCGCTCTCGCCGCTCACCAAGGACTTCGGCAGCAAGCTGGCGGCGCCGTCGGACGATCCGGAGTCGACGGCGCTCTGGGCCAAGGTCCTCGAGCACTCCGCGAAGATCCACGCGTCCTACGAGGCCTTCGAGCTCCGGGACGCCACCCAGGGCCTGGTGCAGATCGGCTTCGAGGCGAACCGCTACCTCCAGGAGCGGGCGCCGTGGAGCAAGCGGAAGGCCGGAGACGAGGAGGGCGCCCACCGCGATCTCGCCCTCTGTGCCAACGTCGCGTACGCGATCGGCTGCTGGATCGCGCCGATCCTCCCGCGGGCGGCGCAGAAGCTCTCCGAGATGCTCGGAGGCGTCGCCTTCGATCCGTCCCGGCTCGTCGCCGGAGCGGGCTTCCCCCTCGCCCCCGGCCTGCAGCTCGGCAAGGCCGTCCATCTGGCCGCGCCCATCGACGACGAGAAGCTCGACGCCCTCTGGCCCGACGAGGCGCCGGCGGCGGCGGTGCTCGAGAAGGACAAGCAGAAGCCCTCTCCGGCACCCGGCGTCGAGAAGGCCGCGCCGGCGAAGGCCCCCCCAGCAAAGGCAGAGGTGCCGATCGGGATCATCGACTTCGAGGACTTCGCCAAGGTCGAGCTCCGCGTCGGGAAGGTCCTCGCCGCCGAGCGGATCCCCAAGGCGGACAAGCTCCTCAAGCTCACCGTCGATCTGGCGGAGGAAGCCCCGCGCACCATCGCCGCCGGGATCGCCGAGTACTACGACCCCGAGGCGCTGCCCGGAAAGCACGTGGTCGTCGTCGCCAACCTCGCGCCTCGGACGATCCGGGGCATCGAGAGCCGGGGCATGCTCCTGGCCGGCGGAGGCGATCAGGGGAAGGTGGTCCTGGCCGAGGTCCCCGGCGTGCCCCCCGGCTCAAGGGTGAAGTGA
- a CDS encoding efflux transporter outer membrane subunit yields MRTGALVCVSCALVSGCAVGPNYVRPEVPLTEAFRDAPEGATAASIADLPWWELFHDDALRALIEEALEGSGDLRAATERVAAARARAHAARDALLPSLTIQALAQRQRIPFVPTFSGLPTLTTNEFTASINVSWELDVWGAIRRAAEAASADYLAVVEQKRGVILILVADVAQAYVELLELDALYDLNEETLRSRRELLALYTAQMTEGTGTMVQTANAESLVYQVEALLPQLRAQLAQKENQITTLLGRPPGPIPRGPPLDLAELPEVPPGLPATLLARRPDVMTLEQNLRSAMAQIGVADAALLPPINLTGLAGLLTPEISTFFHGSQGEWLYGASTSWLAPVLGGDSLLDNRDAAIATANAAAASYRQAVVQALADVADALAGIQSAREVAERLSLQVDALKTQTRLTMDQYRVGTASYVEVNLAVTNLLSAQIALVQARAQRSISVIQLYRALGGGWANPLRPESSQEIEDSRPRP; encoded by the coding sequence ATGAGGACGGGGGCGCTCGTCTGCGTCTCGTGCGCCCTGGTCTCGGGGTGTGCGGTCGGCCCCAACTACGTGCGTCCCGAGGTCCCGTTGACAGAGGCCTTCCGCGACGCGCCCGAAGGAGCGACCGCGGCCTCCATCGCCGATCTCCCCTGGTGGGAGCTCTTCCACGACGACGCCCTGCGCGCGCTCATCGAGGAAGCCCTCGAGGGGAGCGGGGATCTGCGAGCGGCCACGGAGAGGGTCGCGGCGGCGAGGGCGAGGGCGCATGCAGCTCGAGACGCCCTCCTCCCGTCCTTGACGATCCAGGCTCTCGCACAACGCCAGCGAATCCCCTTCGTTCCCACTTTCTCGGGGCTCCCGACGCTGACGACCAACGAGTTCACGGCTTCGATCAACGTGAGCTGGGAGCTCGACGTCTGGGGCGCGATTCGACGCGCCGCAGAAGCAGCCAGCGCAGACTACCTCGCTGTCGTCGAACAGAAGCGCGGCGTGATTCTGATCCTCGTCGCGGACGTCGCCCAGGCCTACGTCGAGCTCCTCGAGCTCGACGCCCTCTACGATCTCAACGAAGAGACCCTCCGCTCGAGAAGAGAGCTCCTCGCGCTCTATACCGCACAGATGACGGAAGGGACCGGCACCATGGTGCAGACGGCCAACGCGGAGTCCCTCGTCTACCAGGTGGAAGCCCTACTTCCGCAGCTCCGCGCCCAGCTCGCGCAAAAAGAGAACCAGATCACGACGCTCCTGGGGAGGCCGCCCGGGCCGATCCCCCGTGGCCCTCCCCTCGACCTGGCCGAGCTGCCCGAGGTGCCACCGGGCCTGCCCGCGACGCTCCTCGCGCGCCGGCCCGACGTGATGACGCTCGAGCAGAACCTGCGGTCGGCTATGGCACAGATCGGCGTCGCCGACGCCGCGCTTCTGCCGCCGATCAACCTCACCGGCCTCGCCGGGCTCCTCACCCCAGAGATCTCCACCTTCTTCCACGGCAGCCAGGGAGAGTGGCTCTATGGCGCGAGCACGAGCTGGCTCGCGCCCGTCCTGGGCGGAGACAGCCTGCTCGACAACCGCGACGCCGCGATCGCCACCGCAAACGCCGCCGCGGCGAGCTACAGGCAGGCGGTGGTTCAGGCCCTCGCCGACGTCGCCGACGCCCTGGCAGGCATCCAGAGTGCGCGCGAGGTCGCCGAGCGCCTCTCACTACAAGTCGACGCGCTCAAAACACAGACGCGGCTCACGATGGACCAGTACCGGGTCGGGACCGCCAGCTACGTGGAGGTCAACCTCGCCGTCACGAATCTCCTCTCCGCGCAGATCGCGCTCGTCCAAGCGCGGGCGCAGCGGTCGATCAGCGTGATCCAGCTCTATCGGGCCCTGGGCGGCGGCTGGGCCAACCCGCTCCGCCCCGAGTCCTCGCAGGAAATAGAAGACAGCCGGCCGCGTCCCTGA